From a region of the Sesamum indicum cultivar Zhongzhi No. 13 linkage group LG3, S_indicum_v1.0, whole genome shotgun sequence genome:
- the LOC110011227 gene encoding MAR-binding filament-like protein 1-1: MGSSCFQHSPFCHSRCTPYSWQCCFQPPLSFSPLRNAPNRRAIVSCSQQENPKDCNSCARRAAVFTGFALLPLLNSRVDAMKGFAAENDEPGAEDQKQKTKGSSSRNPFCSLLNELGVFCSGVVAGLYASRNKGNVISDAIIESMNNKLKEKEAAIASLEKKFEMELLNEKDVQNKELAKANLERQSLVDRLNLARHVITRMGQALEKEKSLYKELTIQAHDLENSLKEAGNEKRELQEQLKKKIDSVAVSQERFNLLASEIKDKEADLRYASWAIAEKDREVDQLSIAYRQSLVQLTSLNAEIKQLKDVLLKNEKELQPRNETVLKLEAELTSSLAKIDEATKNLDAVQKEYDEFKSSMEKKSASDATLLGEKDETIHQLEEQLKLALKELNINKVLISDLTSEKDNLKESLNVELGNVENLYQDLKITQDALEKSRGEACDLAEELQQSRYLCLDLEAEIGNIHDQFTQAIELLQQNSDEAKQRVTVLAEELRVATELLSESNEKLKITSQELAAAVQKCDSLEKELVDAHEKAESAALVLKQEKLIISSLNKDLMALETQISKDNEARKSLEADVEEATKSLDEMNKHALVISEELELANNQILSLEDEKAELYRSLIQLKRAHQVALENLEDAHNLIVRLGNERESLQKRGEKLEEVLASAKGEILQLRSQINDENQS; this comes from the exons atGGGGAGTTCTTGTTTTCAGCACTCTCCATTCTGCCACTCTCGCTGCACCCCCTACTCTTGGCAATGTTGTTTCCAGCCTCCATTATCGTTTTCTCCCTTGAGAAATGCTCCCAACCGGAGAGCAATAGTTTCTTGTTCTCAGCAAGAAAATCCCAAAGACTGCAATTCTTGCGCGAGGAGAGCGGCTGTCTTCACTGGTTTTGCATTGCTTCCGCTTCTTAACTCGAGGGTAGATGCAATGAAAGGGTTTGCTGCAG aaaatgatGAACCCGGGGCTGAAGAccagaaacagaaaacaaag GGAAGTTCATCTCGGAACCCCTTTTGTTCACTTCTCAATGAACTTGGGGTTTTTTGTTCGGGAGTGGTTGCCGGTCTATATGCTTCAAGAAACAAAGGAAATGTCATTTCGGATGCAATTATAGAATCT ATGAATAATAAACTCAAGGAAAAGGAGGCTGCTATTGCTTCTCTGGAGAAAAAGTTTGAGATGGAGCTATTGAATGAGAAGGACGTCCAAAACAAGGAACTTGCAAAAGCTAATTTGGAGCGGCAGTCTTTAGTTGATCGATTGAATCTTGCACGTCATGTGATAACAAGGATGGGACAGGCActggagaaagagaaaagtttgtataaagagcTAACTATCCAAGCTCATGATCTTGAAAACAGCCTCAAAGAGGCTGGGAATGAGAAAAGGGAGCTCCAAGAACAGTTGAAAAAGAAGATAGATTCTGTAGCAGTCTCTCAAGAAAGGTTTAACTTGCTTGCTTCAGAAATCAAGGATAAAGAGGCTGATCTTCGGTACGCTAGTTGGGCGATTGCTGAGAAAGATAGAGAGGTCGACCAACTGAGCATTGCATATCGGCAATCCCTGGTTCAGCTAACTAGTTTGAATGCAGAGATAAAACAATTGAAAGATGTACtcctgaaaaatgaaaaggagcTGCAACCGCGGAACGAAACGGTCCTTAAACTGGAAGCCGAGTTAACTTCTTCTCTTGCCAAGATAGATGAAGCCACCAAGAATCTTGATGCCGTACAGAAGGAATATGACGAGTTCAAGTCCTCCATGGAAAAGAAGTCCGCTTCAGATGCGACACTTTTGGGAGAAAAAGACGAAACAATTCACCAGCTTGAGGAACAGCTTAAGCTTGCACTCAAGGAACTGAACATTAACAAAGTGTTGATTTCTGATTTGACCTCGGAGAAAGACAATTTAAAAGAATCGCTGAATGTAGAATTGGGAAATGTTGAAAATCTATATCAGGACCTTAAGATCACGCAGGATGCTTTGGAGAAATCAAGAGGTGAAGCCTGTGATCTGGCAGAAGAACTGCAGCAGTCAAGATACTTGTGCTTGGACCTTGAAGCAGAGATCGGAAACATTCATGACCAGTTTACACAAGCTATAGAATTGTTACAGCAGAATAGTGATGAAGCCAAACAAAGGGTGACAGTCTTAGCTGAAGAACTAAGGGTGGCAACAGAGCTCCTGAGTGAATCAAATGAAAAGCTGAAAATTACGTCCCAAGAACTGGCTGCAGCAGTGCAAAAATGTGATAGCTTAGAAAAAGAACTTGTCGACGCCCATGAGAAAGCAGAAAGTGCTGCCCTTGTGCTGAAACAAGAGAAGCTTATTATATCTTCTTTGAACAAAGACTTAATGGCCCTGGAGACCCAGATTTCCAAGGACAATGAAGCACGAAAAAGTCTTGAAGCAGATGTAGAAGAGGCTACTAAATCACTTGATGAGATGAATAAACATGCACTGGTCATTTCCGAAGAGTTAGAGCTTGCTAATAATCAGATTTTAAGCCTGGAAGATGAGAAAGCTGAACTCTACAGGTCCCTTATTCAGCTAAAAAGAGCACATCAGGTAGCGCTGGAGAACTTAGAAGACGCCCACAACCTTATAGTGAGACTTGGAAACGAAAGGGAGAGTTTGCAGAAAAGAGGAGAGAAACTAGAAGAAGTTTTGGCATCTGCAAAGGGTGAAATATTGCAGCTGAGGAGccaaattaatgatgaaaaCCAAAGCTGA
- the LOC105157612 gene encoding uncharacterized protein LOC105157612, translated as MELSYTQSRSTQSSFSQLSYDNVMKQKVGLYIPDDDKPSEEARIIFKTRNLTKTLIENNMMMLNFKPSKGKEVAVDEVGPTSPNLIKLCLLSSIHNHVPIISGSNQSRGRLPLTTCTKHGKVGFLPLEYVRELPEYTCTTYKYPTNKVVHSFDDCILEFPRTEVAGSSSTKHVKDDEYMKKCYNCCKKLSKPIDIFMYRDTPYCCIECRYDAFVSYCWNKKQMKDNDSESSLSLDEDFMFCMGSSTSVSVDEDAMFCIGSS; from the exons ATGGAGCTCTCATATACACAATCcag GTCCACTCAATCATCTTTTTCGCAACTGTCATACGACAATGTAATGAAACAAAAGGTAGGACTATACATTCCCGATGATGACAAGCCATCGGAGGAAGCTCGTATCATTTTTAAAACCAGGAATTTAACGAAAACCCTCATCGAAAATAATATGATGATGTTGAATTTCAAGCCCTCCAAGGGCAAAGAGGTAGCGGTCGATGAAGTGGGCCCCACCAGCCCGAATTTAATCAAACTGTGTCTATTATCTTCGATTCATAATCATGTGCCTATAATTTCTGGCTCAAACCAGAGTCGAGGGCGACTCCCGTTAACCACATGCACTAAGCATGGAAAGGTCGGGTTCTTACCACTGGAGTACGTTAGAGAATTGCCCGAATACACTTGTACGACGTACAAATACCCGACCAACAAAGTCGTACACAGTTTCGACGACTGCATCTTGGAGTTTCCTCGTACTGAAGTCGCAGGGAGTTCAAGTACTAAACATGTCAAAGATGACGAGTACATGAAGAAATGCTATAATTGCTGCAAAAAGCTATCAAAACCAATTGACATTTTCATGTACAG GGATACTCCGTATTGCTGCATTGAATGTCGTTACGACGCTTTTGTGTCGTACTGCTGGAACAAGAAACAGATGAAGGACAACGACAGTGAAAGTAGCTTGAGCCTGGATGAAGACTTTATGTTTTGTATGGGGTCGAGCACGAGCGTGAGCGTGGACGAAGACGCTATGTTTTGCATTGGCTCGAGCTAA